One part of the Paraglaciecola sp. L3A3 genome encodes these proteins:
- the nadD gene encoding nicotinate (nicotinamide) nucleotide adenylyltransferase has protein sequence MFTGLYFGSFNPIHIGHLAIANYMVEFTNLDELWFVISPHNPLKQKKTLLNEQFRLDILQLAIKDDARFRVCNVEFNMPKPSYTVDTLAYLNELYPNKNFVLVMGSDGLVTFPRWKSAQIIQDKFTRYIYPRLEEDVEKYKEEENIKFVPAPRMEISSSFIREAIKAGKDIRHYLPSKVYDFIQDKGFYL, from the coding sequence ATGTTTACTGGATTATATTTTGGTTCTTTTAACCCAATTCACATAGGACATTTAGCCATAGCAAATTATATGGTCGAGTTTACCAACCTAGACGAATTATGGTTTGTGATTAGTCCGCATAACCCTCTTAAACAGAAGAAAACACTGTTAAATGAGCAGTTTCGTTTAGATATTCTGCAATTAGCGATTAAAGATGATGCAAGGTTTAGGGTATGTAATGTTGAGTTTAATATGCCTAAGCCTTCTTATACTGTTGATACTTTAGCTTATCTAAATGAGCTTTACCCCAATAAAAACTTTGTACTTGTAATGGGATCGGATGGTCTAGTCACTTTCCCTCGTTGGAAAAGCGCCCAAATAATTCAGGATAAATTTACACGCTATATATATCCGCGGCTAGAAGAAGATGTTGAGAAATACAAAGAGGAGGAAAATATTAAATTCGTACCTGCCCCCAGAATGGAAATCTCTTCTAGTTTTATAAGGGAAGCTATTAAAGCAGGTAAAGATATCCGCCACTACTTACCTTCTAAAGTGTACGATTTTATTCAAGATAAAGGTTTTTATCTCTAA
- a CDS encoding ATP-binding protein: protein MKESRTLVWTALQKKIFLLVVSLFTLVFTLTLWSIYQAAYNQAEREFVARLNVGKNVFSNEVAIAKLHLDSSVDTIAKDWALRSAIGQGHDKAFIKSVLFNHGKRIKADLALVLDKEFMLITQYGGEEVTVDQSLGKDLDDLQKTRPWIVMVGNDPFIVSAKPIKAPATIGWLLIGKKLNKEFLQRIKGLISLDINFIVSNNERDFLVLSTAENNSIVTQELLALTKGFLDKNQSEDMRIAQTEELVVMPFELWSKDQNKIVVVLQDSIRAWVKTRDAFLFELVPFFIVGILLALIGSFFIARSITRPVGRLLNAAKLVATGSYTEQIEISEKSELGELAKEFASMQSAVMEREQKIKDQAEEIRQTNTIKYQIEIAQKEQQLAATATAAKSRFLANVSHEIRTPLNSIIGFSEVLSDEKASKQDRTKAAIAIHSGGKYLLNIVNDVLDLSKIEAGKIQLENMDTSVLGLLDEVSTHMEGFALEKHLQFNLKLHFPLPFEFNTDPTRLKQILLNLCNNAIKFTEAGQVDLQVHLDTYRQRFIFVVSDTGLGMSDEEQLRLFTAFTQGNQSSSRKYGGTGLGLYISKQLTEMLGGHIKVTSQQGLGSQFAVYMPWVEAENKKMMTSQADVDVFYSQKVQPSLEVPQFEGHILCADDNEDNRQLVAYLVAKTGAKLTLVENGQQAVEIAEHTPFDLVLMDMQMPEMDGLTATELLTSQGFKAPIIMLTANVDASSKKDVLAAGAREHFSKPIDTQRFYAMLDKYLGQSLDINELELEESLPVRTEFDKLIDNYRQSFTQKLDAIQQALGKDDWQDIKRMMHNLKGSAGSYGFQVLSDLAGLVEEKIDVQEWTEAKRYLTDLQSCMEQLHQVSDT, encoded by the coding sequence ATGAAAGAATCCCGCACGCTAGTATGGACAGCACTACAAAAGAAAATATTTCTACTTGTAGTCAGTCTGTTTACTCTAGTGTTTACTTTGACCTTATGGAGCATCTATCAAGCGGCTTACAATCAAGCTGAAAGAGAGTTCGTAGCCCGTTTAAATGTGGGCAAAAATGTATTCTCAAATGAGGTGGCAATTGCCAAACTGCACCTAGACTCTAGCGTCGATACCATAGCCAAAGATTGGGCGTTAAGAAGTGCAATCGGGCAGGGCCATGACAAAGCTTTTATTAAAAGTGTGTTGTTTAATCATGGTAAGCGGATAAAAGCAGATCTTGCTTTAGTGTTAGACAAAGAATTTATGTTGATTACTCAATATGGTGGTGAAGAAGTCACAGTTGATCAATCTTTAGGTAAAGATTTAGATGACTTGCAAAAAACACGGCCTTGGATTGTTATGGTAGGCAATGACCCATTTATTGTCTCTGCCAAACCTATCAAAGCGCCAGCGACTATTGGCTGGTTATTAATTGGTAAAAAGCTCAATAAAGAATTTTTGCAGCGTATTAAAGGACTTATTTCGCTAGATATTAATTTTATAGTGAGTAATAACGAGCGTGATTTTTTAGTCTTGTCCACCGCTGAAAATAACTCAATAGTTACCCAAGAATTATTAGCTTTAACAAAGGGGTTTCTCGATAAAAATCAATCGGAAGATATGCGTATCGCGCAAACCGAAGAGTTAGTTGTGATGCCTTTTGAGTTATGGAGCAAAGATCAAAATAAAATTGTCGTAGTACTACAAGACTCCATTCGAGCTTGGGTTAAAACTCGAGACGCCTTTCTATTTGAACTGGTACCCTTTTTTATTGTGGGTATATTATTAGCTTTAATTGGTTCGTTTTTTATTGCTCGTAGTATCACAAGACCGGTTGGCCGTTTATTAAATGCGGCCAAGTTAGTTGCTACTGGTAGTTATACCGAACAAATTGAAATCTCTGAAAAAAGTGAACTAGGTGAATTAGCTAAAGAGTTCGCTAGTATGCAAAGTGCCGTTATGGAGCGTGAACAAAAAATAAAAGACCAAGCAGAGGAAATCCGCCAAACCAACACTATTAAGTATCAGATCGAAATAGCACAAAAAGAGCAACAACTTGCCGCTACTGCCACCGCAGCAAAAAGCCGGTTTTTGGCTAATGTCAGCCATGAAATACGTACGCCTCTGAACTCAATTATTGGTTTTTCTGAAGTGTTAAGTGATGAAAAAGCCAGCAAACAAGATAGAACCAAAGCGGCGATTGCTATTCATAGTGGCGGAAAATATTTACTCAATATAGTTAACGACGTATTAGATTTGTCGAAAATAGAAGCTGGGAAAATCCAGTTAGAAAACATGGATACAAGTGTGTTAGGTTTGTTGGATGAAGTGAGCACTCACATGGAAGGCTTTGCACTAGAAAAACATCTACAATTTAATCTTAAATTACATTTCCCATTACCATTTGAATTTAATACTGACCCTACGCGGTTAAAACAAATATTACTCAATTTATGTAACAACGCCATTAAGTTTACAGAAGCAGGGCAGGTAGATTTACAAGTGCATTTAGATACTTACCGCCAGCGCTTTATTTTTGTGGTGTCGGACACTGGCTTAGGTATGAGTGATGAAGAACAGTTAAGATTATTTACTGCTTTCACCCAAGGTAATCAGTCAAGTAGTCGTAAGTATGGTGGCACCGGTTTAGGCTTGTATATCAGTAAACAACTTACTGAAATGTTAGGCGGTCATATTAAGGTAACTAGTCAACAAGGCTTAGGCAGCCAGTTTGCAGTGTATATGCCATGGGTCGAAGCTGAGAATAAAAAAATGATGACATCGCAGGCTGATGTAGACGTATTTTATAGTCAAAAAGTACAGCCTAGCTTAGAGGTCCCGCAGTTTGAGGGGCATATACTCTGTGCTGATGACAACGAAGATAATCGTCAGCTGGTGGCTTATTTAGTCGCAAAAACAGGGGCTAAATTAACCTTGGTAGAAAATGGCCAGCAGGCTGTTGAAATAGCCGAACATACGCCCTTCGATTTGGTATTAATGGATATGCAAATGCCAGAAATGGATGGCCTAACCGCTACTGAATTATTAACTTCTCAAGGGTTTAAGGCACCTATTATTATGTTGACTGCTAATGTCGACGCCAGTAGTAAAAAAGACGTATTAGCAGCCGGTGCCAGAGAACATTTCTCTAAACCAATAGATACACAAAGATTTTACGCAATGTTAGATAAATATCTCGGCCAAAGTCTTGATATTAACGAGCTAGAACTAGAAGAGTCTTTACCAGTTCGTACTGAGTTTGATAAGTTAATTGATAACTATCGACAAAGTTTTACTCAGAAATTAGACGCTATTCAACAAGCTTTAGGCAAAGATGATTGGCAGGATATTAAACGAATGATGCATAATCTAAAAGGCTCTGCTGGCAGTTATGGTTTTCAAGTGTTAAGTGATTTGGCAGGGTTAGTCGAAGAAAAAATAGATGTGCAAGAATGGACAGAAGCTAAACGTTACTTAACTGATTTACAATCCTGTATGGAGCAATTACATCAAGTGTCTGATACTTGA
- a CDS encoding spondin domain-containing protein, giving the protein MKYFTGTVKKKFVVSACLLAALIGLSTQSHAVMLKVTVTNNAQVNGLAITPVFATFHSASYDAFDVGGVATAGLKSLAELGMIGPIDAERAAADPTSVSSPIFPDAGMRPFFAGESGSMVFNIADPMSNMYFSFLSMLLPSNDTFLGRDDPLQIFDLAGNYLGNKVIEITGEDLWDAGTEALNVNAAPFVSGSNPMDNPADADSSIRAAESLSAFAGLNLANGQVLDASLIDFLSDPANFNVATIRVEQVSEPMTAAIFMFGLLAMGAAYRRRKTA; this is encoded by the coding sequence GGGACAGTGAAAAAAAAATTTGTGGTAAGTGCTTGTCTGCTTGCTGCATTGATAGGTTTATCAACACAGTCACATGCTGTCATGCTAAAAGTCACAGTCACTAACAATGCACAAGTAAATGGTTTAGCCATTACACCTGTGTTTGCTACATTCCATAGCGCTAGTTATGATGCGTTTGATGTCGGTGGTGTGGCAACTGCAGGATTAAAGAGTCTTGCTGAATTAGGCATGATAGGTCCGATAGATGCAGAAAGAGCGGCTGCCGATCCGACTTCTGTCAGTTCGCCCATTTTTCCTGATGCAGGTATGCGCCCTTTCTTTGCTGGTGAGTCTGGCTCAATGGTGTTTAATATTGCTGATCCAATGAGTAATATGTACTTTTCTTTCTTGTCTATGTTGTTACCGTCAAATGATACCTTTTTAGGTCGTGATGACCCGTTACAAATCTTTGATTTAGCTGGTAATTACTTAGGAAATAAAGTGATTGAAATAACGGGTGAAGATTTGTGGGACGCAGGCACAGAAGCACTTAACGTTAATGCTGCGCCTTTTGTTTCAGGCTCTAACCCTATGGATAACCCAGCGGATGCAGATTCTAGTATTCGTGCTGCAGAATCATTATCAGCATTTGCTGGGCTTAATCTAGCTAATGGTCAAGTACTCGATGCAAGTTTGATTGATTTTCTATCTGATCCCGCAAACTTTAATGTCGCCACTATTCGTGTTGAACAGGTTTCAGAACCTATGACCGCGGCAATATTCATGTTTGGTTTATTGGCAATGGGTGCTGCCTACAGAAGACGTAAAACCGCGTAG
- a CDS encoding LarC family nickel insertion protein: MKAKVENSHIHLDIVGGIAGDMFISAMLDTFEDLQSSVHSAVALVVPANIGTAEVLVGVNSGISGLTFSLQLNEVNHTHTPQSPQSEHSHIHEGEHNEHAHRHDHSHNPTHSHKTTYRYLCQLISDSELNSDVIKVAIELLTIIGKAEAKIHNKTLDAVHFHELADWDSLMDVVAAAVILSALSSCSWSTSKLPIGGGLVNTQHGLIPVPAPATAEILLGFEFFDDNIKGERITPTGAAILRYLADHQLIIPAPQGQLLATGYGLGTKVFPGMPNILRAMHFDTHNSQDCQQDTVVIIECDIDDMTGEEIALSLDLLRSQQGVIDVTVQTARGKKNRAVELVRILASSQHYKKVMDTCFIQTTTIGLRYRFETRRYLPREPHTQQKYAYKSVLRPNGESTQKIEHDELTSLDTLSQRRAVKYKVETDNKKGHS; encoded by the coding sequence ATGAAAGCTAAAGTTGAAAATTCTCATATACATTTAGACATAGTTGGCGGTATTGCTGGCGACATGTTTATCAGTGCGATGTTAGACACCTTTGAGGATTTACAGTCATCTGTGCATTCGGCTGTTGCACTAGTCGTGCCAGCGAATATTGGCACTGCAGAAGTATTGGTGGGAGTGAATTCAGGGATCAGTGGCCTGACATTTTCTCTACAGCTTAATGAAGTCAATCACACTCATACGCCACAATCACCTCAGTCTGAACATAGTCACATTCATGAGGGTGAGCACAATGAGCATGCTCACAGACATGATCATTCTCATAACCCAACCCATAGCCATAAAACAACCTATCGTTATTTATGCCAGTTAATCTCTGACAGCGAACTAAATAGTGATGTGATTAAAGTGGCGATAGAGCTGCTAACAATTATTGGCAAAGCAGAAGCAAAAATCCACAATAAAACCCTTGATGCTGTGCATTTTCATGAGTTAGCAGATTGGGACTCTTTGATGGATGTGGTAGCAGCGGCTGTTATTTTGAGTGCCTTGTCTAGCTGCAGTTGGAGTACCTCAAAATTGCCTATTGGCGGTGGCTTAGTCAATACACAACATGGCCTTATTCCTGTTCCCGCCCCTGCCACCGCAGAAATATTGCTCGGTTTCGAATTTTTTGATGACAATATTAAAGGTGAGCGCATTACACCTACTGGGGCTGCAATACTCAGGTATTTAGCCGACCATCAGCTAATAATCCCGGCGCCTCAAGGTCAGTTGCTAGCCACAGGATATGGTTTAGGCACAAAGGTATTTCCAGGCATGCCAAACATTCTGCGCGCCATGCACTTTGATACCCATAATAGCCAAGACTGCCAACAAGATACGGTAGTGATTATCGAATGTGATATCGATGACATGACCGGTGAAGAAATCGCCTTGTCACTTGATTTACTCAGATCACAACAAGGTGTAATTGATGTGACAGTACAAACGGCGAGGGGTAAAAAGAATCGCGCGGTAGAATTAGTGCGTATTTTAGCTTCAAGCCAGCATTACAAAAAAGTAATGGATACCTGTTTTATACAAACCACCACCATTGGCCTGCGCTATCGTTTTGAAACAAGACGTTACTTACCTAGAGAGCCCCACACACAGCAAAAGTACGCTTATAAAAGTGTGTTGCGACCAAACGGTGAGTCGACACAAAAAATAGAGCATGATGAATTAACCTCATTGGATACATTGAGTCAACGTAGAGCAGTCAAATATAAAGTGGAAACAGACAACAAAAAAGGTCATTCGTGA
- a CDS encoding glycoside hydrolase family protein, translating to MNKNIQHSFIRHRYISLFLSLTLILFTLEAKAKDTDDYNLSAAMLPVAQENIFHDDEYFNWGSTIVKGKDGKYHLFYDQMPKKHGFYSWLTDGIVSRAVSDSPTGPWTKVQEVMGGRGDGHWDQYTVHCTKVYEFDGKYYLYYMSTNSGITDLTPAQLEEVRHGKWKPDNLRGMMRLNQRIGVAVADNIEGPWKRFARPVFEPQLPIANQSNNVTVTKRPEGDYLMVIRGDQPDQKPNEIIRMQAALLADNPLGPWKMQHKPVVINYNSEDPEVWYDAERKRYYNLYHAFGYMGMLTSTDGLNWQRAKHYKVADKEYVTTTGETVEVHRYERMGIYSENGKPLVMTAGIFLKNGDTHSLFIPLKQ from the coding sequence ATGAACAAAAATATACAACACTCGTTTATTCGCCACCGCTATATTAGCCTTTTTTTATCCCTAACATTAATTTTATTTACATTAGAAGCAAAGGCCAAAGACACCGATGATTATAACTTGTCAGCAGCTATGTTGCCGGTTGCGCAAGAAAATATTTTTCATGATGATGAATATTTCAACTGGGGTTCAACCATTGTTAAAGGCAAAGATGGAAAATATCATTTGTTTTACGACCAAATGCCTAAAAAGCATGGTTTTTATTCTTGGTTAACCGATGGCATTGTATCTCGTGCTGTTTCTGATAGCCCAACCGGGCCGTGGACAAAAGTTCAAGAAGTCATGGGTGGAAGAGGCGATGGTCATTGGGATCAATACACAGTGCATTGTACTAAGGTGTATGAATTTGACGGCAAATATTACCTTTACTATATGTCGACAAATTCAGGCATTACGGACTTAACGCCAGCGCAACTTGAAGAAGTTCGTCACGGTAAATGGAAGCCTGATAATTTACGTGGCATGATGCGTTTAAACCAACGTATTGGGGTTGCGGTTGCTGATAATATCGAAGGACCGTGGAAACGCTTTGCTAGACCCGTATTTGAACCTCAATTACCCATTGCCAATCAGTCAAATAACGTCACGGTTACTAAGCGCCCTGAAGGTGACTATTTAATGGTTATTCGTGGTGATCAACCGGATCAAAAACCGAATGAGATTATCCGAATGCAGGCTGCGTTATTAGCAGACAACCCTCTAGGTCCTTGGAAAATGCAACATAAGCCTGTGGTAATTAATTATAATTCAGAAGATCCAGAAGTTTGGTATGACGCAGAGCGTAAGCGTTATTATAACTTGTATCATGCATTTGGTTATATGGGAATGTTAACCTCAACCGACGGTTTAAATTGGCAAAGAGCCAAACATTATAAAGTGGCTGATAAAGAGTATGTAACCACAACAGGGGAAACCGTGGAAGTTCATCGATATGAGCGAATGGGGATATATTCTGAAAACGGTAAACCGCTGGTAATGACAGCAGGAATATTTTTGAAGAACGGTGATACTCATTCGTTATTCATTCCGCTTAAACAATAG
- a CDS encoding aldo/keto reductase, producing the protein MTKPTNSRRDFFKKTAAASIGLTLTPSLLAETNNQKTPKPLDQIKPIWRNKQDGVAYRMMGRTGMMASEVVLGTFPFTDDSYDRVLDYGIDRGINYIDTAPAYSNGQVEATIGNYLKKSGNRDKVFLSTKLSFYYGYIDRVIRDIEKGLPQGKKDALLKKANAMIEQRSVMKPGYHMNYFTGQEAQFPKTYYRHLMLQEYGFKSEWRGKIKQHAYKLLEDSLKRLQTDHLDVLHCPHGIAMPEMMDDEVLQEVLAEFKQKGLISASAVSFHNDVTGHLAKAIEVDYYDITMFAYNIANHAALENLMFKAKQAGIGMVAMKVAKLLWLKDQPEWRLEKLNTAIPEQGMSKFSKAYLWALQNPNLSCCVSEMHTIDIIADNLKVMGRKVDIQTV; encoded by the coding sequence ATGACTAAGCCAACAAATTCGCGAAGAGATTTCTTTAAAAAAACTGCTGCAGCCTCCATAGGGCTCACGCTAACACCCAGCTTGTTGGCAGAAACGAATAATCAAAAAACACCCAAACCTTTAGATCAGATAAAACCTATTTGGCGAAACAAACAAGATGGCGTTGCTTATCGAATGATGGGCAGAACTGGAATGATGGCTTCTGAGGTGGTGCTTGGCACTTTCCCTTTTACTGACGACTCTTACGATCGAGTATTGGACTATGGGATTGATCGAGGCATTAATTACATAGATACGGCGCCGGCATATAGCAATGGACAAGTTGAGGCGACCATAGGTAATTATCTTAAAAAGTCTGGTAATAGAGACAAAGTATTCCTATCGACTAAGTTAAGTTTTTACTATGGGTATATAGACAGAGTAATTCGAGATATCGAAAAAGGCTTACCACAAGGTAAAAAAGACGCTTTGCTTAAAAAAGCCAATGCAATGATTGAGCAGCGTTCGGTAATGAAACCGGGTTACCATATGAATTATTTTACTGGTCAAGAAGCACAATTCCCCAAGACATATTATCGACATTTGATGCTTCAGGAGTATGGTTTCAAATCTGAGTGGCGAGGTAAAATTAAGCAGCACGCATATAAGTTACTCGAAGACTCACTTAAACGTTTACAAACCGATCATCTAGACGTATTACATTGCCCTCATGGTATCGCTATGCCCGAAATGATGGACGATGAAGTGCTTCAAGAAGTATTGGCTGAATTTAAACAAAAAGGTTTGATTAGCGCTTCAGCCGTTTCCTTTCATAATGATGTGACGGGGCATTTGGCAAAAGCTATCGAGGTAGATTATTACGATATCACTATGTTTGCCTACAATATTGCCAATCATGCTGCCCTAGAGAATCTCATGTTCAAAGCCAAACAAGCGGGAATAGGTATGGTAGCCATGAAAGTAGCTAAATTATTATGGTTAAAGGATCAGCCAGAATGGCGCCTCGAAAAGTTAAACACCGCTATTCCCGAGCAAGGTATGTCTAAATTTTCTAAAGCATATTTATGGGCTTTACAAAACCCTAACTTGTCATGCTGTGTTTCTGAAATGCATACAATAGATATCATTGCTGATAATTTAAAAGTAATGGGCAGAAAAGTAGACATTCAAACAGTGTAA
- the larB gene encoding nickel pincer cofactor biosynthesis protein LarB translates to MDNFVWDKDRKSRTGVAEAVFCSHKSHTDLQAIIRFNMTNNSPVLFTRLSLQQWQALPTELQAVLDYDQCSATALLNFGSELSTKKQVCIVTAGTSDLAVATEAKRTLAFNGYQAPIFADLGVAGLWRLMDKIDDIRQYKIIIALAGMEGALFSVLAGLVRAPIIAVPTSVGYGVSSEGKLALDSALGSCSPGILTVNIDNGFGAANAAIKIMNQFNL, encoded by the coding sequence ATGGATAACTTTGTTTGGGATAAAGATCGAAAGTCGCGCACAGGGGTGGCAGAAGCCGTATTTTGTTCCCATAAAAGTCATACTGATTTACAAGCTATTATTCGTTTTAATATGACCAATAACAGCCCTGTGCTTTTCACTCGTTTATCCCTGCAACAATGGCAAGCATTACCCACTGAATTGCAGGCAGTTCTGGATTACGATCAATGCTCTGCCACCGCTTTACTGAATTTCGGTTCTGAATTATCAACAAAAAAACAGGTGTGTATTGTTACCGCTGGCACCTCTGATTTGGCGGTTGCTACAGAGGCAAAGCGCACCTTGGCATTTAATGGCTATCAAGCACCTATTTTTGCTGATTTAGGTGTGGCTGGTCTTTGGCGCTTAATGGACAAAATAGATGACATTCGCCAATACAAAATTATCATTGCCTTGGCTGGCATGGAGGGCGCACTGTTTAGTGTGTTAGCAGGCTTAGTACGGGCGCCTATTATCGCCGTACCTACCTCAGTTGGCTACGGTGTATCCAGCGAAGGTAAATTGGCATTAGACAGCGCATTGGGCTCATGTTCACCTGGGATTTTAACTGTCAACATTGATAATGGTTTTGGTGCAGCGAATGCGGCCATTAAAATTATGAATCAATTTAACCTGTGA